CCAGGCACATGTACATCCTCATGAATCGGGGTTGGTGAGTTAAAGATGGCCTATCCACCATAATATTAAGCTTGGACCCCGGATTTGCCCTTAAAATCTCAGCACAATAATCCCTCAACTTGGCATATTGTAATATGGCCCTTCCATGTACTTCTTCCCTTGCTTTTCTCCTTGCCCAGTAAGCCTTTCCAACACTAACATTTGCCATATACTTATCCTGAATTGCTTGAATAATAGTGGCCAGCCGCATATCTTCTCCACGACTAATGTTGTTCACAATCTTTTTTGATATCCACTCACTAGAAGCAAGCCTACCAGTATAACTCCTCCCACAGGTATGCTTGCCTTTCAAGGTTTTTATCCTAAAACAATCAGATCCTCCTACCTTACTTGCAAAGCAAATCCACTTGCACTTTTCTTTTTGTCCATTACACACTACTCTACACCTCAACTTGTCGTTCTTCTTGTACCTAATATCTCTCCCATTCAATAAGGCATGCTCCTTAATTGCATCTTTAAACTGGGATAGTGTTTTGAACTCCAACCCAACCTTAAACTCATACTCTCTACACATTTCTGCCTCATCATACTTAGGAAACCTTTTTTTCTTAATCATGTCATCAGAATCTCCCTCGTAACTATCTATGTCTTCAGTTTCATAACCATCCGAAATGTCTCCAATTTCTTCATCCATACCTCCAGCAGCTTCATTATCACCAGCACCCTTATCTGTTGTCCCTTCTTGATTTAGCGGGCCATTGATCCCACCAAACGCATTTGATTGCCCACCATCAACACCATCCTCTACATCGAACCCAAAATAATCCTCATGTTCACCATCATCAGCACTGTCATCAAACCTATCCTCCTCAGTAGAAGGTTCTGACTCAGAATCGACTTCTACTTCTATCAGTCTACTATCTTCGCCTTCATTTGGGACATAATCTGGATCCGTTGATGTGATTTCAACCCCATTACCTTCTCTGTAACCATCAACAGCATACACTATACCATGCTTCAGAGGATTAGCAACTAAAGCCCTACCCATTCTAACTGCATCCCCATCTGACTTCAACTCTTTCAGACCTACCTTCAAGTCCATTCCAGGTTCGTTCCACCATATCTTTGCATAACCCTTGTAGCCTAGACCCTTCAGCAAAAATACTATCTCTTGCAGAGACCATTCATCTAATTCATAATGCAAGTCCTCCACAACCAACCCACCTAAATATTCTAGTCCACCTCCCGTGTCAATAAATTTTCCTCCGTGATGGAGCTCTAATGTGAACTCTGATTCTCCCATTGCTAcacaacaaaaaaaagaaaaataccgATTAGTCATCCCCTAATCAAACATCACCAACAATGATAATGACTTCAACGCCATAACGTTCGGCAACTTTTGAaagaatgaagaatgaaaaAAAGGTGTAACTCGTACCTTTGCAACAACGACGACAGTAGCTACTCCGATAAAGAAGGCGACGATAGACAACAACAAACCTCGATCATACAATGGTGGAATGCAAACTCATTCTCCAACTATCAGAAACGGAGAGGGAGTGAAGAAGAAGGGTTTTTTTTTGCCTcagtgaaaatgaagagttacTCC
This sequence is a window from Arachis stenosperma cultivar V10309 chromosome 10, arast.V10309.gnm1.PFL2, whole genome shotgun sequence. Protein-coding genes within it:
- the LOC130957609 gene encoding uncharacterized protein LOC130957609, whose protein sequence is MGESEFTLELHHGGKFIDTGGGLEYLGGLVVEDLHYELDEWSLQEIVFLLKGLGYKGYAKIWWNEPGMDLKVGLKELKSDGDAVRMGRALVANPLKHGIVYAVDGYREGNGVEITSTDPDYVPNEGEDSRLIEVEVDSESEPSTEEDRFDDSADDGEHEDYFGFDVEDGVDGGQSNAFGGINGPLNQEGTTDKGAGDNEAAGGMDEEIGDISDGYETEDIDSYEGDSDDMIKKKRFPKYDEAEMCREYEFKVGLEFKTLSQFKDAIKEHALLNGRDIRYKKNDKLRCRVVCNGQKEKCKWICFASKVGGSDCFRIKTLKGKHTCGRSYTGRLASSEWISKKIVNNISRGEDMRLATIIQAIQDKYMANVSVGKAYWARRKAREEVHGRAILQYAKLRDYCAEILRANPGSKLNIMVDRPSLTHQPRFMRMYMCLDSVKQGFLAGCRPIIGVDGCHLKGDHGQQLLVSVGRDPNDNYFLIAVAAVEAETKDSWGWFIDLLLDDIGSARRWVFMSDQQKGLMQVFAEMEPSIEHRLCLRHLYANCKKAYGGGTVLRDLILSIAKATYEEEWERRMNLLKEKNRDCYDKLMGVDPKLWTKSHFTFMAKSDMLMNNISEAFNGRILEARDKPILTMFEWIRCYWMSRFAEKKKKAEKYEGSILPKPKKRLDVIATRSMEWQARWAGDLKFEVHHKIG